The proteins below are encoded in one region of Tessaracoccus aquimaris:
- the murJ gene encoding murein biosynthesis integral membrane protein MurJ — translation MSQVSSTKKLVSASAIMASGTLVSRVLGMLRVVLIVYILGTGTRQADMFELANTVPNSIYILFAGGALNTVLVPQIVRAIKKDPDGGEAYTNRIMTAFMLIVGVVAVGVTIAAPVITSIYSSSSWRAPELSSQYASLVALAYLTLPQIFFYGAFFLLGQVLNARDKFGPMMWAPIANNVVSIAVLALYLVIWGNDVDTSLAFTSGQIWMLGAGSTLGIAVQTAVLIPYVRKAGFKIRPRFDLLHTGLGKTFKLAGWTLGFVGVNQLTLIVVQRLATSATALTGHGAGLNVYNNAHLLWILPHSLITVSLATAMLPNASRLASSGDKAGVVAEFTKTTRLALIVIVPAAVTFLALAGPISAILFGIGPRGSDAILIAWTLMAFAVGLIPFTIQFVCLRTYYALEDTRTPFFLQILIAGVNMLAAIGLVALTTSTDWVAPALGLAYSLAYLVGVLVSWQLLARRLPGLGGGKILLHLIRLLIGSAVGGVAAYFVSGWVTDLIGVRLVGDIVACVVGGLLILGSYLIVGKLLKVRELGNLGELVRSRFGKGKASAASVTGPDITDDQATIMLPAFVDDSPSMADDDFDDIGPVTIVRNRPPISRHTFGTPPAVTAPAAPEAPATQPMAAVDPDVADVHDAIFRRPGSSAPAPSLDDDQEESTDGLDEESTAENFADLPTGPIEISEVFRESSSPRRVHPSHIATVGTLLNTRYELIELLAQRHGTESWRAHDQVLSRDVIVHVIAPGDERISELMTAARKGAVATDSRFLRVLDADEVTDPTQGIGAYVVAEYANGRSLTELLAKGPLSAIEAAFIVRELADALVAVHGQGLFHEQLNPDNVIITSSGAVRLVGFGTEATLAGDALESNAWAVRERSDVVGLGNLLYATLVRHWPGGSDFGLPAAPIVAGETAAPHSVQAGISPALDRVCSTTLTQRGAMSERRITTAAQLVTALNQVLGTADASADLEQRVRAWDSLRDAPVPPTSVDEHSGQLSLAAPAKGSPVRQQSPDPLVHEEPTGRSRRVLWLLIALAVVALVVSLIIVGVNSAKDNAAGPSPTGSPSVTAEQSPSAPAAITIVGAKDFDPDTDGGNSEEFPELTKNVFDGDPKTSWKTMSYKNRPNLGGLKPGVGLILDLGEVRKVSSVELLMTGGATSVELRVPKGEEPSMRTEADWSIVAADAAAKGTVTMKLDKPVETRYVMVYLTKLPKVGDRYIGEINEIKVS, via the coding sequence GTGAGTCAGGTCAGCAGCACGAAGAAGCTCGTCTCGGCGAGCGCCATCATGGCGTCCGGGACGCTGGTCTCCCGTGTCCTCGGCATGCTGCGCGTGGTGCTGATCGTCTACATCCTCGGCACCGGCACCCGCCAGGCCGACATGTTCGAACTGGCCAACACCGTCCCCAACTCCATCTACATTCTCTTCGCGGGCGGCGCCCTCAACACCGTGCTCGTGCCGCAGATCGTGCGCGCCATCAAGAAGGACCCCGACGGTGGCGAGGCGTACACCAACCGCATCATGACGGCGTTCATGCTGATCGTCGGCGTGGTGGCGGTCGGGGTGACCATCGCGGCGCCCGTGATCACGTCGATCTACTCGTCGAGCAGTTGGCGCGCGCCCGAACTGTCCTCGCAGTACGCCTCGCTCGTGGCGCTGGCCTACCTGACGCTGCCGCAGATCTTCTTCTACGGGGCATTCTTCCTGCTCGGGCAGGTCCTCAACGCGCGCGACAAGTTCGGCCCCATGATGTGGGCCCCCATCGCCAACAACGTGGTGTCCATCGCGGTGCTCGCGCTGTACCTGGTCATCTGGGGCAACGACGTCGACACCTCGCTCGCCTTCACCTCCGGGCAGATCTGGATGCTCGGCGCCGGCTCGACGCTCGGCATCGCCGTCCAGACCGCGGTGTTGATCCCCTACGTCCGCAAGGCGGGCTTCAAGATCCGCCCCCGCTTCGACCTGCTGCACACAGGGCTCGGCAAGACGTTCAAGCTGGCCGGGTGGACGCTCGGCTTCGTCGGCGTCAACCAGTTGACGCTGATCGTGGTGCAGCGACTCGCAACCTCCGCGACCGCCTTAACGGGTCACGGCGCCGGCCTGAACGTCTACAACAACGCGCACCTGCTGTGGATCCTGCCGCACTCGCTGATCACGGTCTCGCTCGCCACCGCGATGCTTCCCAACGCGTCGAGGCTCGCCTCCTCCGGCGACAAGGCCGGTGTGGTCGCCGAGTTCACCAAGACGACCCGCCTCGCGCTGATCGTCATCGTCCCGGCCGCCGTCACCTTCCTGGCGCTCGCCGGCCCGATCTCGGCGATCCTGTTCGGGATCGGCCCGAGGGGCAGCGACGCGATCCTGATCGCGTGGACGCTGATGGCGTTCGCGGTAGGCCTGATCCCCTTCACGATCCAGTTCGTGTGCCTGCGCACCTACTACGCGCTGGAGGACACCCGCACGCCGTTCTTCCTGCAGATCCTCATCGCGGGTGTGAACATGCTCGCCGCGATCGGGCTGGTCGCGCTGACCACCTCGACGGATTGGGTCGCGCCTGCGCTCGGGCTGGCCTACTCGCTGGCCTACCTCGTGGGCGTGCTCGTGTCCTGGCAGTTGCTCGCGCGCCGGCTGCCCGGCCTCGGCGGCGGCAAGATCCTGCTGCACCTGATCCGGCTGCTGATCGGCTCGGCCGTCGGCGGCGTGGCGGCCTACTTCGTGTCGGGCTGGGTCACGGACCTGATCGGCGTCCGGCTGGTCGGAGACATCGTGGCGTGCGTGGTCGGCGGCCTGCTGATCCTCGGCTCCTACCTGATCGTCGGGAAGCTGCTCAAGGTCCGCGAACTCGGCAACCTCGGCGAACTGGTGCGCAGCCGCTTCGGTAAGGGCAAGGCGTCGGCGGCATCGGTGACCGGGCCTGACATCACCGACGACCAGGCCACCATCATGCTGCCCGCCTTCGTCGACGACTCCCCCTCGATGGCCGACGACGACTTCGACGACATCGGCCCCGTCACGATCGTGCGGAACCGCCCACCGATCAGCAGGCACACCTTCGGCACGCCTCCCGCCGTCACAGCCCCTGCGGCGCCCGAGGCCCCCGCGACCCAGCCGATGGCCGCCGTCGACCCAGACGTCGCGGACGTGCACGACGCGATCTTCCGACGCCCAGGCTCGAGCGCCCCCGCCCCGTCGCTCGACGACGACCAGGAGGAGTCGACCGACGGGCTCGACGAGGAGTCGACCGCTGAGAACTTCGCGGACCTGCCGACCGGCCCCATCGAGATCTCAGAGGTCTTCCGCGAGTCGAGCAGCCCGCGCCGGGTGCACCCCAGCCACATCGCGACGGTCGGCACGCTGCTGAACACCCGCTACGAGCTGATCGAACTGCTGGCGCAGCGCCACGGCACCGAGTCGTGGCGGGCTCACGACCAGGTGCTGTCGCGCGACGTCATCGTCCACGTGATCGCCCCTGGCGACGAGCGGATCTCCGAGTTGATGACGGCCGCCCGCAAGGGTGCGGTCGCCACCGACTCGCGCTTCCTGCGCGTCCTGGACGCAGACGAGGTGACCGACCCGACGCAGGGCATAGGCGCCTACGTGGTGGCCGAGTACGCCAATGGCCGCTCGCTGACCGAACTGCTCGCCAAGGGCCCGCTGAGCGCCATCGAGGCCGCCTTCATCGTTCGCGAACTCGCCGACGCGCTGGTCGCGGTGCACGGCCAGGGGCTCTTCCACGAGCAGTTGAACCCAGACAACGTGATCATCACCTCCTCCGGTGCCGTCCGACTGGTCGGCTTCGGCACGGAGGCGACGCTCGCGGGCGACGCTCTGGAGAGCAACGCCTGGGCCGTGCGGGAACGTTCGGACGTCGTCGGCCTCGGCAACCTGCTGTACGCCACGCTGGTGCGGCATTGGCCGGGCGGCAGCGACTTCGGCCTGCCCGCGGCGCCCATCGTGGCGGGCGAGACCGCCGCTCCACACAGCGTCCAAGCGGGCATCTCGCCCGCGCTGGACCGCGTCTGCTCGACGACGTTGACGCAGCGCGGCGCGATGTCGGAGCGCCGCATCACGACCGCGGCCCAGTTGGTGACGGCCCTCAACCAGGTGCTCGGCACCGCGGACGCGTCGGCCGACCTTGAGCAGCGCGTCAGGGCGTGGGACTCGCTGCGCGACGCGCCCGTTCCGCCGACGTCGGTGGACGAGCATTCGGGTCAGCTCAGCCTCGCGGCCCCCGCGAAGGGCTCGCCGGTGCGTCAACAGTCGCCCGATCCGCTCGTGCACGAGGAGCCGACCGGCCGGTCGCGCCGGGTCCTGTGGCTGCTGATCGCGCTCGCCGTGGTCGCACTGGTGGTCTCGCTGATCATCGTGGGGGTCAACAGCGCCAAGGACAACGCGGCGGGGCCCTCCCCGACTGGCAGCCCGAGCGTGACGGCGGAGCAGAGCCCGTCTGCTCCGGCGGCGATCACGATCGTCGGCGCGAAGGACTTCGATCCCGACACGGACGGCGGCAATAGCGAGGAGTTCCCCGAACTCACAAAGAACGTGTTCGACGGCGATCCGAAGACGTCGTGGAAGACGATGTCGTACAAGAACCGGCCGAACCTGGGCGGGCTGAAGCCCGGCGTCGGCCTCATCCTCGACCTTGGCGAGGTGCGCAAGGTGAGCAGCGTCGAACTGCTGATGACGGGCGGCGCGACGAGCGTCGAACTGCGCGTGCCGAAGGGCGAGGAGCCGTCGATGCGGACGGAGGCCGACTGGTCGATCGTCGCCGCAGACGCCGCGGCGAAGGGCACCGTGACGATGAAGCTCGACAAGCCTGTGGAGACTCGGTACGTGATGGTGTACTTGACGAAGCTCCCGAAGGTCGGCGACCGCTACATCGGCGAGATCAACGAGATCAAGGTCTCCTGA
- a CDS encoding DUF6049 family protein: MPDGQSRAIVGSDTFAITATTQPVRSSALVVLSATPSWLPDGSFTDSSLAADLEDRLDPLLTSAERPGVQSAIDPALYEAVTRLSGTHTVDGASVGGNGVALRWIQRVDALAEQGRLWRLPFGDPDLTRAALSGQLDTVMDWSAEAGSGVLPEVGSVAILRDGASPDLVDHLSDLDTVVVVGMSGATSGTPQLLGARPIGATARPDGGSLPERITREFLAVRPPLYLIDSVQAADADADLGTWREHVAPSAKPSEALTWPDTTSSEPWPDLADTLTQASKDAALLDDLTDGPSSINLAVLGATSWSSGFSDQRQAVAYATAGSPPDLDLKKVKLRAAASFVMGSRTNTFPATLTNDLSVPVTVGVTFQSDSPQRIRVPSVKPVTVEPGESITLDVTPEATANGVALVRGQVVTTGGVAVGKPVTIEITATDFGRVGWIIILVSGAVLLGGTAWRIRAVRRERAKASAEVSE, from the coding sequence GTGCCGGACGGCCAGTCCCGCGCGATCGTCGGCAGCGACACGTTCGCGATCACGGCGACGACCCAACCGGTGCGCTCATCCGCCCTCGTGGTGCTGTCCGCGACGCCCAGTTGGCTACCGGACGGCTCATTCACCGACTCGTCGCTGGCCGCCGATCTCGAGGACCGGCTCGACCCGCTGCTGACGAGCGCGGAACGTCCCGGCGTGCAGTCGGCCATCGACCCAGCCCTGTACGAGGCCGTCACGCGCCTCTCCGGCACCCACACCGTCGACGGGGCCTCCGTCGGAGGCAACGGGGTCGCGCTGCGCTGGATACAGCGGGTCGACGCGCTCGCCGAGCAGGGGCGCCTCTGGAGGCTCCCCTTCGGCGACCCCGACCTGACACGCGCCGCGCTCAGCGGCCAACTCGACACCGTCATGGACTGGAGCGCCGAGGCGGGTAGCGGGGTCCTGCCAGAGGTCGGCTCCGTCGCGATCCTGCGCGACGGCGCCTCGCCTGACCTGGTCGATCACCTCTCCGATCTCGACACTGTCGTGGTCGTTGGCATGAGCGGCGCGACGTCCGGGACCCCACAACTGCTGGGCGCGCGTCCCATCGGCGCCACCGCGCGACCCGATGGGGGTTCGCTGCCCGAACGCATCACCCGCGAGTTCCTCGCGGTGCGCCCGCCGCTGTACCTCATCGACTCGGTCCAGGCGGCCGACGCCGACGCCGACCTCGGCACTTGGCGCGAACACGTCGCGCCGTCGGCGAAGCCGTCCGAGGCGCTGACCTGGCCCGACACGACCTCCTCCGAGCCGTGGCCGGACCTCGCCGACACCCTCACGCAGGCGTCGAAGGACGCCGCGCTCCTGGACGACCTGACCGACGGTCCCTCGTCGATCAACCTCGCGGTGCTCGGCGCCACGTCGTGGTCGTCCGGATTCTCCGACCAGCGGCAGGCCGTCGCCTACGCCACGGCTGGCTCCCCGCCCGACCTCGACCTGAAGAAGGTCAAACTGCGCGCCGCCGCGTCGTTCGTGATGGGCTCACGCACCAACACCTTCCCTGCGACGCTGACAAACGACCTGAGCGTCCCCGTCACCGTCGGCGTCACCTTCCAGTCCGACTCCCCGCAGCGCATCCGGGTGCCGAGCGTGAAGCCGGTGACGGTCGAGCCTGGCGAGTCCATCACGCTCGACGTCACCCCGGAGGCGACCGCGAACGGTGTCGCCCTCGTCAGGGGGCAGGTCGTCACGACCGGTGGCGTCGCAGTCGGGAAACCCGTAACTATCGAGATCACTGCGACCGACTTTGGGCGCGTCGGCTGGATCATCATCCTCGTCTCGGGTGCAGTACTCCTAGGAGGAACCGCGTGGAGAATCCGCGCGGTGCGCCGGGAACGGGCCAAGGCCTCCGCGGAGGTAAGCGAGTGA
- the efeU gene encoding iron uptake transporter permease EfeU, which translates to MLANFLIGLREGLEAALIVSILVAYLVKSERRSDLRYIWTGVGIAVGISLVFGAVLTYGPKGLTFEAQELIGGTLSIVAVAFVTWMILWMATAAKGLSRTLRGSLDEATRPWSLVVVALLAVGREGLETALFIWAATQAAARDTGATLQPLLGALLGIVVAIVLGYLMYRGALRINLSVFFTWTGAFLILVAAGVLAYGIHDLQEARFLPGLHTIAFDVSHVISLDSVVGSLLKGIFNFSPVTTVLEAIAWVSYVVVVGTLFVLRNRAAHRPAATPVPQGAAS; encoded by the coding sequence ATGTTGGCTAATTTTCTGATCGGGCTCCGGGAGGGGCTCGAGGCCGCGCTGATCGTCAGCATCCTGGTGGCCTATCTGGTCAAGTCGGAGCGCCGTTCCGACCTCCGCTACATCTGGACAGGCGTCGGGATCGCCGTCGGCATCTCGCTCGTCTTCGGAGCCGTGCTCACCTACGGCCCCAAGGGGCTCACGTTCGAGGCGCAGGAGTTGATCGGCGGCACCCTGTCCATCGTGGCCGTCGCGTTCGTGACCTGGATGATCCTCTGGATGGCGACCGCGGCCAAGGGCCTCAGCCGCACCCTGCGGGGGAGCCTCGACGAGGCGACCAGGCCGTGGTCGCTCGTGGTGGTTGCGCTGCTCGCGGTCGGCAGGGAGGGCTTGGAGACGGCCCTGTTCATCTGGGCCGCTACCCAGGCGGCCGCCCGCGACACCGGCGCCACCCTGCAACCGCTTCTGGGCGCACTGCTCGGCATCGTGGTCGCCATCGTCCTCGGCTACCTGATGTACCGGGGAGCGCTGCGGATCAACCTCAGCGTCTTCTTCACCTGGACCGGCGCCTTCCTGATCCTGGTCGCGGCAGGCGTGCTCGCCTACGGCATCCACGATCTGCAGGAGGCGCGCTTCCTGCCCGGCCTGCACACCATCGCCTTCGACGTCAGCCACGTCATCTCGCTCGACAGCGTGGTCGGCTCGCTGCTCAAGGGCATCTTCAACTTCTCCCCCGTCACCACCGTGCTCGAGGCGATCGCCTGGGTGAGCTACGTGGTCGTCGTCGGGACCCTCTTCGTTCTGCGTAACCGCGCCGCGCACCGCCCGGCCGCGACCCCCGTTCCCCAAGGAGCCGCCTCATGA
- the efeO gene encoding iron uptake system protein EfeO produces the protein MIRSLVAPVLAAGLLLTTACTDNTAASGDARTMSVKASDTACEVSSVEAPSGTLTFKVTNEGSKINEFYLLGEDGLRIVAEVENIGPGLTRDLVLSAPAGTYFTACKPGMVGEGIRGDFTVTDSGEDVGPKGEDAELVAEADKQYASYVRDQVDQLVTKTEQFATLVKERKDDEARAMYADARVHWERVETVAESFGDLDPQMDAREADLEAGDEFTGWHRLEKDLWPARAEGYTAMTDAERATVADKLVADTATLYDRTRDMTFTASDIANGAKGLLDEVATGKVTGEEEYWSRTDLWDFQANVDGAKVAWEGLRPLLQRKDSALDGQIEKAFASLQALLDKHRDGEGFVTYDKLSEDDIKQLADAVNTLSEPLSKMAGAILS, from the coding sequence ATGATCCGATCCCTCGTCGCCCCGGTGCTGGCCGCCGGCCTGCTGCTGACGACCGCCTGCACCGACAACACCGCCGCCTCGGGCGACGCCCGCACCATGAGCGTCAAGGCGAGTGACACCGCGTGTGAGGTGTCGAGCGTCGAGGCGCCGTCGGGCACCCTCACGTTCAAGGTCACCAACGAGGGCTCGAAGATCAACGAGTTCTACCTGCTCGGCGAGGACGGCCTGCGGATCGTCGCCGAGGTCGAGAACATCGGCCCCGGCCTGACCCGCGACCTGGTGCTCTCCGCCCCGGCGGGTACCTACTTCACGGCCTGCAAGCCGGGCATGGTCGGCGAGGGCATCCGTGGTGACTTCACCGTCACCGACTCGGGCGAGGACGTCGGCCCGAAGGGTGAGGATGCAGAGTTGGTCGCCGAGGCGGACAAGCAGTACGCCTCCTACGTGCGCGACCAGGTCGACCAGCTCGTCACCAAGACCGAACAGTTCGCAACTCTCGTCAAGGAACGCAAGGACGACGAGGCCCGCGCCATGTACGCCGATGCGCGGGTGCACTGGGAGCGCGTCGAGACCGTCGCCGAGAGCTTCGGCGACCTTGACCCGCAGATGGACGCCCGCGAGGCCGACCTCGAGGCGGGCGACGAGTTCACCGGCTGGCACCGCCTCGAGAAGGACCTGTGGCCCGCCCGCGCGGAGGGCTACACGGCCATGACCGATGCCGAGCGCGCGACGGTCGCCGACAAGTTGGTCGCCGACACCGCCACGCTGTACGACCGCACCCGCGACATGACGTTCACCGCCTCCGACATCGCCAACGGCGCGAAGGGCCTGCTCGACGAGGTCGCCACCGGAAAGGTGACCGGCGAGGAGGAGTACTGGTCGCGCACCGACCTGTGGGACTTCCAGGCCAACGTCGACGGCGCGAAGGTCGCATGGGAGGGCCTGCGTCCGCTGCTGCAGCGCAAGGATTCGGCGCTCGACGGCCAGATCGAGAAGGCGTTCGCTTCGCTGCAGGCGCTGCTCGACAAGCACCGCGACGGCGAGGGTTTCGTGACCTACGACAAGCTCTCCGAGGACGACATCAAGCAGCTCGCCGACGCGGTCAACACGCTGTCCGAGCCGCTGTCGAAGATGGCCGGGGCGATCCTGTCGTGA
- the efeB gene encoding iron uptake transporter deferrochelatase/peroxidase subunit: MSGLSRRGLFGAAGAGTAAAGALALSMAAGKPAEKEPHASDAYPYYGAHQGGIVTPAQDRMHFAAFDVADGIDREALIGLLTDWTDAAARMTQGGSAGELDAMSGNYDSPPEDTGEAYDLPPSGLTITFGFGPSLFVDGSGADRFGIATRRPAALERLPHFVADNLNPSLSDGDLCIQACAHDPQVAVHAVRNLTRIAFGRAVLKWSQLGFGRTSSTSVDQVTARNLFGFKDGTMGLRGEQKAMIDEHVWVPDGADPAAEWLEGGSYLVARKIKMQIETWDRAPMREQENIVGRTKREGAPLSGGVEFDQPDFALEGRGGVPIMDVDSHVTLAHPDHNDGVHMLRRGYNYVDGNDDLGRLSAGLFFIAFVTDPRTHYIPMQSRMSRNDLMMEYLQHIGSGLWAVPPGVAEGEFVGQALFA; encoded by the coding sequence GTGAGCGGGCTGAGCCGTCGTGGACTCTTCGGGGCCGCGGGCGCCGGGACCGCGGCGGCCGGCGCCCTCGCGCTGTCGATGGCGGCGGGCAAGCCCGCTGAGAAGGAGCCCCACGCCTCCGACGCCTACCCCTACTACGGGGCGCACCAGGGCGGCATCGTCACGCCGGCTCAGGACCGGATGCACTTCGCGGCCTTCGACGTCGCGGACGGGATCGACCGGGAGGCGCTGATCGGGCTGCTGACCGACTGGACAGATGCCGCGGCGCGCATGACGCAGGGCGGCTCCGCGGGCGAACTCGACGCCATGTCCGGCAACTACGACTCACCGCCCGAGGACACCGGCGAGGCCTACGACCTGCCGCCGTCCGGCCTGACGATCACGTTCGGCTTCGGCCCGTCGCTGTTCGTGGACGGCTCGGGCGCCGACCGGTTCGGGATCGCGACCCGCAGGCCCGCGGCCTTGGAGCGGTTGCCGCACTTCGTCGCCGACAACCTCAACCCGTCGCTGTCCGACGGCGACCTCTGCATCCAGGCCTGCGCGCACGACCCGCAGGTCGCAGTGCACGCCGTCCGGAACCTGACGCGCATCGCGTTCGGTCGCGCGGTGCTGAAGTGGTCGCAGCTTGGCTTCGGACGCACGTCGTCGACCAGCGTCGACCAGGTCACCGCCAGGAACCTGTTCGGGTTCAAGGACGGAACGATGGGCCTGCGCGGCGAGCAGAAGGCGATGATCGACGAGCACGTCTGGGTTCCCGACGGGGCCGATCCGGCCGCCGAGTGGCTGGAGGGCGGGTCGTACCTGGTGGCGCGCAAGATCAAGATGCAGATCGAGACGTGGGACCGTGCCCCGATGCGGGAGCAGGAGAACATCGTCGGTCGCACCAAGCGGGAGGGCGCCCCGCTGTCGGGAGGCGTCGAGTTCGACCAGCCCGACTTCGCGCTCGAGGGCCGCGGCGGGGTCCCGATCATGGACGTCGACTCGCACGTCACGCTCGCGCACCCCGACCACAACGACGGCGTCCACATGCTGCGGCGCGGCTACAACTACGTCGACGGCAACGACGACCTCGGTCGCCTGTCCGCGGGCCTGTTCTTCATCGCCTTCGTCACCGACCCCCGCACCCACTACATCCCGATGCAGTCGCGGATGAGTCGCAACGACCTGATGATGGAGTACCTCCAGCACATCGGCTCCGGCCTGTGGGCCGTCCCGCCCGGCGTCGCCGAGGGCGAGTTCGTCGGCCAGGCCCTGTTCGCGTAG